In Opitutaceae bacterium TAV5, one genomic interval encodes:
- a CDS encoding histidine kinase, producing the protein MTLPLRFLHSIRWRVQAWHGLILLFAIAAFCFTAHRLAWNNHLRRIDAVLVENEKKLVRGIFELASPSDLAERPPPDVLFTTLAREGRLTVPPSLAAVYEDTSPGYYWFSFREGGENGKTLLPSPNLPGDVVLPPDPGETDAEELHTEKHRRIVHHRFRNGLLLTFGRDLTPDLDDSRRFAWSLAGCGLAVWLLGLLGGWWLAGRAIRPIEAISRTASRIAEGNLSERINVTDTDNELDQLGRVLNETFDRLAATFERQRRFTADASHELRTPVTILLSETQRILKRDRTPAEYREALQTCGETATRMRRLIEALLLLARQETASAGGAHAHHEPCDLAAILDEAAAHLAPLAADRGITFHADLQPAQCRGDPAALSILVTNLLTNALQHHHATGGGHVHLRSGTRDGEAVIMIRDDGPGIPAEDLPHIFERFYRADKARTGGDPAAHAGLGLAIVKTIVTNHGGTIDVQSEPGAGACFEVRLPRP; encoded by the coding sequence ATGACGCTCCCTCTCCGCTTTCTTCATTCCATCCGCTGGCGCGTGCAGGCCTGGCACGGGCTGATCCTGCTTTTCGCCATCGCGGCCTTTTGCTTCACCGCCCACCGGCTTGCCTGGAACAACCACCTCCGCCGCATCGATGCCGTGCTGGTCGAGAACGAAAAAAAACTCGTCCGGGGAATCTTCGAACTCGCGAGCCCGTCCGACCTCGCCGAACGCCCTCCTCCGGACGTGCTCTTCACCACGCTCGCCCGCGAGGGCCGCCTGACGGTCCCGCCTTCCCTCGCGGCCGTCTACGAAGACACGTCTCCCGGGTATTACTGGTTCAGTTTCCGCGAAGGCGGGGAAAACGGAAAAACCCTTCTCCCGTCGCCCAATCTTCCCGGCGATGTCGTCTTGCCGCCCGATCCGGGCGAAACCGACGCCGAGGAACTGCACACCGAAAAACATCGCCGCATCGTCCATCACCGGTTTCGCAACGGCCTGCTGCTCACCTTCGGGCGCGACCTCACGCCCGATCTCGACGACAGCCGCCGTTTCGCGTGGTCGCTCGCCGGCTGCGGACTCGCCGTCTGGCTGCTCGGCCTGCTCGGCGGCTGGTGGCTGGCCGGCCGCGCCATCCGGCCCATCGAGGCCATCAGCCGCACCGCCAGCCGGATCGCCGAAGGCAATCTCTCCGAGCGTATCAATGTAACCGATACGGATAACGAGCTCGACCAGCTCGGCCGCGTGCTCAACGAGACCTTCGACCGCCTCGCCGCCACCTTCGAGCGCCAGCGCCGTTTCACGGCGGATGCCTCCCACGAACTGCGCACGCCTGTCACGATCCTCCTCTCCGAAACCCAGCGCATCCTCAAACGCGACCGCACGCCGGCAGAATACCGCGAGGCCCTGCAAACCTGCGGCGAGACGGCCACCCGGATGCGCCGCCTCATCGAGGCGCTGCTCCTCCTCGCCCGCCAGGAGACCGCCAGCGCCGGCGGAGCGCATGCCCACCATGAGCCCTGCGATCTCGCCGCGATCCTCGACGAGGCCGCCGCGCACCTCGCCCCGCTTGCCGCCGACCGGGGCATCACCTTTCACGCCGACCTGCAGCCGGCGCAATGCCGGGGCGACCCGGCGGCGCTCTCGATCCTCGTGACCAACCTCCTGACCAACGCCCTCCAGCACCACCACGCCACCGGCGGCGGCCACGTCCATCTCCGCAGCGGGACGCGCGACGGCGAGGCGGTCATCATGATCCGGGACGACGGCCCCGGCATCCCGGCCGAAGACCTGCCGCACATCTTCGAGCGCTTTTACCGGGCGGACAAGGCGCGCACCGGCGGCGACCCGGCGGCGCATGCCGGCCTCGGCCTGGCGATCGTGAAAACCATCGTGACCAACCACGGCGGCACGATCGACGTGCAGAGCGAACCCGGTGCCGGCGCCTGTTTCGAGGTGCGCCTGCCTCGTCCGTAG
- a CDS encoding transcriptional regulator, with product MRLLVIEDDPVLLRSLAATLREENYAVDTAADGEDGLFKARETVYDAIVLDVMLPRLDGWGVLAALRPACRTPVLMLTARDTVPDRIKGLDHGADDYLTKPFDIDELLARLRALIRRSAGQTHPILRIGPLAIDTAARRVALGAADIPLTAREYSLVEYLALHRGEVVSRATLYEHLFDEDDDTLSNLLDVHVSNLRKKLGADLDLIKTRRGHGYLIE from the coding sequence ATGCGCCTCCTCGTCATCGAAGATGATCCCGTGCTCCTCCGCAGCCTGGCCGCCACGCTGCGCGAGGAAAACTACGCCGTCGACACCGCCGCCGACGGCGAGGACGGGCTCTTCAAGGCCCGCGAAACCGTCTACGATGCCATCGTCCTCGACGTCATGCTCCCGCGCCTCGACGGCTGGGGCGTGCTCGCCGCCCTCCGGCCCGCCTGCCGCACGCCCGTCCTCATGCTCACCGCCCGCGACACCGTGCCCGACCGCATCAAGGGCCTCGACCACGGCGCCGACGACTACCTGACAAAACCCTTCGACATCGACGAACTCCTCGCCCGCCTGCGCGCCCTCATCCGCCGCTCCGCCGGACAGACTCACCCGATCCTCCGTATCGGCCCGCTCGCCATCGACACCGCCGCCCGGCGCGTCGCGCTCGGCGCCGCCGACATCCCGCTCACCGCCCGCGAGTATTCGCTTGTCGAATACCTCGCGCTCCACCGCGGCGAAGTGGTCAGCCGCGCCACGCTCTACGAACACCTCTTCGACGAGGACGACGACACGCTCTCCAATCTCCTCGACGTCCACGTCTCCAACCTCCGCAAGAAACTCGGCGCCGACCTGGACCTGATCAAAACCCGCCGCGGCCACGGCTACCTCATCGAATGA
- a CDS encoding S23 ribosomal protein, translating into MSSEPEGFLPRHGDYTRLLSFQKAEIVYGITYRFCHKYFAKSDRTIDQMVQAARSGKKNLLEGSKAAVTSKETEIKLTNVARASLEELLDDYRDYLNTRDLPVWDKNSREALYVRKLGRRTPQTWDLYRPFVETRPAATLANIAICLIHQTNYLIDRQLRYLEKDFLKNGGLRERMTRARLDHRSRPPKP; encoded by the coding sequence ATGTCATCCGAACCCGAAGGCTTCCTCCCTCGCCACGGCGACTACACCCGGCTCCTCTCGTTCCAGAAAGCCGAAATCGTCTACGGCATCACCTACCGGTTTTGCCACAAATACTTCGCCAAAAGCGACCGCACCATCGACCAGATGGTGCAGGCGGCACGCTCCGGAAAGAAAAACCTGCTCGAAGGGAGCAAGGCGGCCGTCACCTCCAAAGAAACCGAAATCAAGCTCACCAATGTCGCCCGTGCCAGCCTCGAAGAACTTCTCGATGACTACCGCGATTACCTCAATACGCGCGATCTCCCTGTCTGGGACAAAAACTCCCGCGAGGCCCTCTATGTCCGCAAACTCGGGAGACGCACCCCGCAGACCTGGGATCTCTACCGCCCCTTTGTGGAAACCCGTCCGGCTGCGACCCTCGCCAACATCGCCATCTGTCTCATCCACCAGACCAACTACCTCATCGACCGCCAGCTCCGCTACCTCGAAAAAGATTTCCTCAAAAACGGCGGTCTCCGCGAACGCATGACCCGCGCCCGCCTCGATCACCGCTCCCGCCCCCCGAAACCATAA
- a CDS encoding multidrug ABC transporter substrate-binding protein, with product MLLNALHIALREIRRNLTRAFLTVLGIIIGVAAVITMVTLGQGTTQAVKNQISSLGSNLLMLRPGFGFGPRASSAGVPNFTVDDATAIIEQVPGIAAIAPVGNSSLSTIYLQNARSTTVTGTTVDYFQINKWNLADGRFFNELEERSGAAVCVIGNTVKKELFDTVGESPIGAKIRIGKASCEIIGVLAAKGQVGMGDQDDTIVVPLSTLQRRLVGRTSSRDIRQISISAEDNANSDTLIADITSLMRQRRNLQSNQDNNFNVFDTRQIAETLSSSTRMMTMLLAAVAGVSLLVGGIGIMNIMLVSVTERTREIGIRLAIGARAREVLLQFLVEAITLSCIGGLVGILFALGLCYGLGAIINVPVTWNLQINLIAFIFSAAVGVLFGFTPARRAAALDPIDALRHE from the coding sequence ATGCTTCTGAACGCTCTTCACATCGCCCTGCGCGAGATCCGCCGCAACCTCACGCGCGCGTTTCTCACCGTGCTCGGCATCATCATCGGCGTGGCTGCGGTCATCACGATGGTGACGCTCGGGCAGGGCACCACGCAGGCGGTGAAAAACCAGATTTCCAGCCTCGGCAGCAACCTGCTCATGCTGCGGCCCGGTTTCGGGTTCGGTCCGCGCGCCTCCTCCGCCGGCGTGCCCAATTTCACTGTGGACGATGCCACCGCCATCATCGAGCAGGTGCCCGGCATCGCCGCCATTGCGCCCGTGGGCAATTCCTCGCTCAGCACCATCTACCTCCAGAACGCCCGCTCCACCACCGTCACCGGCACCACGGTCGATTATTTCCAGATCAACAAGTGGAACCTCGCCGACGGACGTTTTTTCAACGAACTCGAAGAACGCTCCGGCGCCGCCGTCTGCGTGATCGGCAACACGGTCAAAAAGGAACTCTTCGACACCGTCGGCGAATCCCCGATCGGGGCGAAGATCCGCATCGGCAAGGCGTCCTGCGAAATCATCGGCGTCCTCGCCGCCAAGGGGCAGGTCGGCATGGGCGACCAGGACGACACCATCGTCGTGCCGCTTTCCACGCTCCAGCGCCGGCTGGTCGGCCGCACCTCGTCGCGCGACATCCGCCAGATCAGCATCTCCGCCGAGGACAACGCCAACAGCGACACGCTGATTGCGGACATCACCTCGCTCATGCGCCAGCGCCGCAATCTCCAGAGCAACCAGGACAACAATTTTAATGTTTTCGACACCCGCCAGATTGCCGAGACGCTCAGCAGCTCCACCCGCATGATGACCATGCTCCTCGCTGCCGTGGCCGGGGTGTCGCTCCTGGTCGGGGGCATCGGTATCATGAACATCATGCTCGTCAGCGTCACCGAACGTACCCGCGAGATCGGCATCCGCCTGGCGATCGGCGCGCGGGCCCGCGAGGTGTTGCTGCAATTTCTCGTCGAGGCGATCACGCTCTCCTGCATCGGCGGCCTGGTCGGCATCCTCTTCGCGCTCGGCCTTTGCTACGGCCTCGGCGCGATCATCAATGTGCCGGTCACGTGGAACCTGCAGATCAACCTCATCGCCTTTATCTTTTCGGCGGCGGTGGGCGTGCTTTTCGGCTTCACTCCCGCCCGCCGCGCCGCCGCCCTCGACCCCATCGACGCCCTGCGGCACGAGTGA
- a CDS encoding macrolide ABC transporter ATP-binding protein, translating into MSTPPLIELRQLTKTYGHGEAAFQALRGIDLTIHQGEFVAIMGHSGSGKSTLMNTLGCLDTPTTGSYLYEGIPVETLDADQRSLLRRHALGFVFQGFNLLARTSALENVELPLLYRGLSRRERHEKALAALTSVGLPTKVRNTPAELSGGQQQRVAIARAIVTEPSTLFADEPTGNLDTATTHEIMNLLVQLNTGRGITIIMVTHEDDVAAYAKRVVRIQDGLVSEDRTRTPAERAASSATVHPSRSADR; encoded by the coding sequence ATGTCCACGCCTCCGCTCATCGAACTGCGCCAGCTCACCAAGACCTACGGTCACGGCGAAGCCGCCTTCCAGGCGCTGCGCGGCATCGACCTGACGATTCACCAGGGCGAGTTCGTGGCGATCATGGGGCACAGCGGCTCCGGCAAATCCACGCTCATGAACACGCTCGGCTGCCTCGATACGCCCACCACCGGCAGCTACCTTTACGAAGGCATTCCGGTCGAGACGCTCGACGCCGACCAGCGTTCCCTGCTGCGCCGCCACGCCCTCGGTTTTGTCTTCCAGGGTTTCAACCTGCTCGCCCGCACCAGCGCCCTCGAAAACGTGGAGCTGCCGCTGCTCTACCGCGGCCTCTCGCGCCGCGAGCGCCACGAAAAGGCCCTCGCCGCGCTCACCTCGGTCGGTCTCCCGACCAAGGTTCGCAACACCCCCGCCGAACTCTCCGGCGGACAACAGCAGCGCGTCGCCATCGCCCGCGCCATCGTCACCGAGCCGAGCACGCTTTTTGCCGACGAGCCGACCGGCAACCTCGACACCGCCACCACGCACGAAATCATGAACCTGCTCGTCCAGCTCAACACCGGACGCGGCATCACCATCATCATGGTCACGCACGAGGACGACGTCGCCGCCTATGCCAAACGCGTCGTCCGCATCCAGGACGGCCTGGTCTCGGAAGACCGGACCCGGACGCCCGCGGAAAGGGCCGCCTCGTCCGCCACGGTCCACCCTTCCCGCTCCGCCGACCGCTGA
- a CDS encoding RND transporter: MSTPDLATLIRHNGAGQRSRLSRLLRLLLPVALVLLAVAAWFWWSARARAASQPPPFVTEVLARGDIRLTVTATGNLEPTTEITVGSELSGTTLEVYVDTNDHVTKGQPLAKLDTTKLAQETESSRAQLASAQASVAQAEATLKEAQATLARQQELHQLSGGKVPSRLEMDTATATTDRAKADLLAAQASVSQARAQVLINETDLAKAIIKSPIDGIVLTRDLEPGQTVAASFTAPELFVIAEKLEHMKLKVAVAEADIGRVANGQPSSFTVDAWPNRSYSANVIKVSYGSAVTDNVVTYETELEVANDDLSLRPGMTATADIHVAEAKNVYLVPTAAFRFTPATSAASGASTAQKKSFVQSLMPGPPRRQSSRPAATGDASAASSGRVNGTARIWVLRDGHPVPVQVKVGLTDGRYTEVSGDDLADGLPVILRASAPAS; the protein is encoded by the coding sequence ATGTCCACTCCCGATCTCGCCACGCTCATCCGGCATAACGGCGCCGGCCAACGCTCCCGCCTCTCGCGCCTCCTCCGTCTGTTGCTGCCGGTCGCCCTCGTCCTGCTCGCGGTCGCCGCCTGGTTCTGGTGGAGCGCCCGGGCGCGCGCCGCCAGCCAGCCGCCGCCGTTCGTCACCGAAGTGCTCGCCCGCGGCGATATCCGTCTCACCGTCACCGCCACCGGCAACCTCGAACCCACCACCGAGATCACTGTCGGTAGTGAACTTTCCGGCACGACCCTGGAAGTGTATGTCGATACCAACGACCACGTGACCAAGGGCCAGCCGCTCGCCAAACTCGACACGACCAAACTCGCGCAGGAGACCGAGAGCAGCCGCGCCCAGCTCGCCTCCGCCCAGGCCAGCGTCGCCCAGGCCGAGGCCACGCTCAAGGAAGCGCAGGCCACGCTCGCCCGCCAGCAGGAGCTTCACCAGCTCAGCGGCGGCAAGGTGCCGTCCCGGCTCGAAATGGATACCGCCACCGCCACCACCGATCGCGCCAAGGCCGACCTCCTCGCCGCGCAGGCCTCCGTCAGCCAGGCTCGGGCGCAGGTGCTCATCAATGAAACCGACCTCGCCAAGGCCATCATCAAGTCTCCCATCGACGGCATCGTGCTTACCCGCGACCTCGAACCCGGCCAGACCGTCGCCGCCAGCTTCACCGCGCCGGAGCTCTTCGTCATCGCGGAAAAACTCGAGCACATGAAACTCAAGGTCGCCGTCGCCGAGGCCGACATCGGCCGCGTCGCCAACGGCCAGCCCTCGTCTTTCACCGTCGATGCCTGGCCCAACCGCTCCTACTCGGCCAACGTGATCAAGGTTTCGTACGGCTCCGCGGTCACCGACAATGTCGTCACCTACGAGACCGAGCTCGAAGTCGCCAACGACGATCTCAGCCTCCGCCCCGGCATGACGGCCACCGCCGACATCCACGTGGCCGAAGCCAAAAACGTTTACCTCGTACCGACGGCCGCCTTCCGTTTCACCCCGGCCACGTCGGCGGCAAGCGGCGCTTCGACCGCGCAAAAAAAATCCTTTGTCCAGAGCCTCATGCCCGGCCCGCCGCGCCGGCAGTCGTCCCGGCCTGCGGCCACCGGCGACGCATCGGCCGCCTCCTCCGGTCGGGTCAACGGCACCGCCCGCATCTGGGTCCTGCGCGATGGCCACCCCGTCCCCGTCCAGGTCAAGGTCGGCCTTACTGACGGACGTTACACCGAAGTCAGCGGTGACGACCTGGCCGACGGCCTCCCTGTCATTCTCCGCGCCAGCGCTCCGGCCTCATAA